A stretch of Shinella zoogloeoides DNA encodes these proteins:
- a CDS encoding microcin C ABC transporter permease YejB, whose product MGAYILRRILLMIPTIFGIMAISFAIVQFAPGGPVEQVIADLTSQGGGDRLSGGGDMLQEVGQDSAYRGARGLDPEFIAKLEKQFGFDKPPLERFFSMMWDYMRFDFGESFFRNTAVLDLIAQKMPVSISLGVWILLFSYAISIPLGIHKAVKDGSAFDVWTSGIIIVGYAVPSFLFGILLIVVFAGGSFLDWFPLRGIVSDNFDSLAWWQKPLDYMWHMTLPLITLLLSAFATTTLLTKNSFIDEIKKQYVTTARAKGLTEGQVLYGHVFRNAMLIIIAGFPGAFISAFFTGSLLIEYIFSLDGLGRLGYDSIVRRDYPIVFATLFIFSLMGLVVSLVSDLIYTWVDPRIDFERRDV is encoded by the coding sequence ATGGGCGCCTATATCCTGCGCCGCATCCTGCTGATGATCCCGACGATCTTCGGCATCATGGCGATTTCCTTTGCGATCGTGCAGTTCGCGCCGGGCGGTCCGGTCGAGCAGGTCATCGCCGACCTGACGAGCCAGGGCGGCGGCGATCGCCTGTCCGGCGGCGGCGACATGCTGCAGGAGGTCGGGCAGGACAGCGCCTATCGCGGCGCGCGCGGCCTCGATCCCGAATTCATCGCCAAGCTGGAAAAGCAGTTCGGCTTCGACAAGCCCCCGCTCGAACGCTTCTTCTCGATGATGTGGGACTATATGCGCTTCGATTTCGGCGAGAGCTTCTTCCGCAACACGGCGGTGCTCGACCTCATCGCGCAGAAGATGCCGGTCTCCATCTCGCTCGGCGTCTGGATCCTCCTCTTCTCCTATGCCATCTCCATCCCGCTCGGCATCCACAAGGCAGTCAAGGATGGCTCGGCCTTCGACGTCTGGACCTCGGGCATCATCATCGTCGGCTATGCGGTGCCGAGCTTCCTTTTCGGCATCCTGCTCATCGTCGTCTTCGCCGGCGGTTCGTTCCTCGACTGGTTCCCGCTGCGCGGCATCGTCTCCGACAATTTTGACAGCCTCGCCTGGTGGCAGAAGCCGCTCGATTACATGTGGCACATGACGTTGCCGCTGATCACCTTGCTGCTTTCCGCCTTCGCCACGACGACGCTTCTGACGAAGAACTCCTTCATCGACGAGATCAAGAAGCAGTATGTCACCACCGCCCGCGCCAAGGGCCTGACCGAGGGCCAGGTGCTCTACGGCCACGTCTTCCGCAATGCCATGCTGATCATCATCGCCGGCTTTCCCGGCGCCTTCATCTCGGCCTTCTTCACGGGCTCGCTGCTGATCGAATATATCTTCTCGCTCGACGGTCTCGGCCGCCTCGGCTACGATTCCATCGTCCGGCGCGACTATCCTATCGTCTTCGCCACGCTCTTCATCTTCTCGCTGATGGGCCTCGTCGTCAGCCTCGTCTCCGACCTCATCTATACCTGGGTCGATCCGCGCATCGATTTCGAGCGGAGGGACGTCTGA
- the mepA gene encoding penicillin-insensitive murein endopeptidase has translation MLSRLTPRLISGLLAAGLALTALASPLAAEERPAKELFGAKRLPAKMVSAPYGSYAKGCIAGAVAIPTDGPAWQAMRLSRNRRWGHPNMIALLEQFSQDAQQLGWPGLLLGDISQPRGGPMLSGHASHQVGLDADIWFTPMPDHRMSAEEREKLPFTSMLDKSRFLTVDSRRWTATHARLVMKAASYPQVDRVFVNPAIKKKLCETWQGDRSLLGKVRPIYGHDEHFHIRIKCPEGAAGCKPQARVPAGDGCDKSLAWWFTKEPWEKPKPKKDAKPVKPWYVKMSDLPKACGTVLASASPSSEMEVTYQGNGGTSTALAFSGNGGDAGSSIEAVIAADTALPAIVPIPLPRPFR, from the coding sequence ATGCTTTCCCGCCTGACCCCCCGCCTGATTTCCGGCCTTCTCGCCGCCGGCCTTGCGCTGACCGCGCTCGCCTCGCCGCTTGCGGCCGAGGAACGGCCGGCCAAGGAACTGTTTGGCGCCAAGCGCCTGCCGGCCAAGATGGTGTCGGCGCCGTACGGCTCTTATGCCAAGGGCTGCATCGCCGGCGCGGTGGCGATCCCGACGGACGGCCCGGCCTGGCAGGCAATGCGCCTGTCACGCAACCGGCGCTGGGGTCATCCCAACATGATCGCGCTGCTGGAGCAGTTCTCGCAGGATGCGCAGCAACTCGGCTGGCCGGGCCTCCTTCTCGGCGACATATCGCAGCCGCGCGGCGGGCCGATGCTCTCGGGCCACGCCTCCCACCAGGTCGGCCTCGACGCGGACATCTGGTTCACACCCATGCCGGACCATCGTATGTCCGCCGAGGAGCGGGAAAAGCTGCCCTTCACCTCCATGCTCGACAAGAGCAGGTTCCTGACGGTCGATTCGCGCCGCTGGACCGCCACCCATGCCCGCCTCGTCATGAAGGCGGCGAGCTATCCGCAGGTCGACCGCGTCTTCGTCAATCCGGCGATCAAGAAGAAACTCTGCGAGACCTGGCAGGGCGACCGCTCGCTGCTCGGCAAGGTGCGGCCGATCTACGGCCACGACGAGCATTTCCACATCCGCATCAAGTGCCCGGAAGGCGCGGCGGGCTGCAAGCCGCAGGCGCGGGTGCCGGCCGGCGACGGCTGCGATAAATCGCTCGCCTGGTGGTTCACCAAGGAGCCGTGGGAAAAGCCGAAGCCGAAGAAGGACGCCAAGCCGGTAAAGCCCTGGTACGTCAAGATGTCGGACCTGCCGAAAGCCTGCGGTACGGTTCTCGCCAGCGCCTCGCCCTCTTCCGAGATGGAAGTGACCTATCAGGGCAATGGCGGCACTTCCACCGCGCTCGCCTTCTCCGGCAATGGCGGGGATGCGGGCAGCAGCATCGAAGCGGTGATCGCCGCCGACACGGCGCTGCCGGCCATCGTGCCGATCCCCCTTCCGCGACCGTTCCGATAG
- a CDS encoding extracellular solute-binding protein yields the protein MRAAFGKMVFTTALALSLALAAGAKAEGTAEPVWHGGLSTIGELKHPDGFAHFDYVNPDAPKGGELKLSETGTYDTFNPILSKGEAASGVSSLVFDTLLKSAEDEITTAYGLLAEGVSYPDDISSATFRLRVEAKWADGQPVTPEDVIFSFEKSKEHNPLLANYYKHVVSAEKTGERDVTFRFDEKNNRELPSILGQFQIVPKHWWEGTDAKGNKRDIGRTTLEPVMGSGPYRIAAFQPGGSIRFERRDDYWGKDLNVNVGQNNFDAITYTFFGDRNVEFEAFRAANVDFYRDNSSSHWVTAYDFPAAKDGRIIREEIANPLRATGIMQAFVPNMRREKFKDQRVREALNYAYDFESLNRNLSFGRLNRIDSYFWGTELASSGLPEGREKEILEELKDKVPPAVFTTPYVNPVSGDPKKTRENLRKAMTLFKEAGYELKNRKLVNVKTGEPFAIEILLSNPSQERTVLPYVKSLTDIGIDARIRTVDASQYTNRVRSFDYDMIYGIWAQTLVPGNEQVDYWGSSSVDQQGSRNYAGIADPAVDELIRRIIFAPDRAELVATVKALDRVLLAHHYVVPMFYSKSVQTAYWNHLAHPQELPYYGLGFPEVWWSKNAAK from the coding sequence ATGCGGGCAGCCTTCGGGAAAATGGTGTTCACCACGGCGCTGGCCTTGTCGCTGGCGCTTGCGGCCGGTGCGAAGGCTGAGGGGACCGCGGAGCCGGTCTGGCACGGCGGCCTTTCCACCATCGGCGAATTGAAGCACCCGGATGGTTTTGCGCATTTCGACTACGTCAATCCCGACGCGCCCAAGGGCGGCGAGCTGAAGCTCTCCGAAACCGGCACCTACGACACGTTCAACCCGATCCTCTCCAAGGGCGAGGCGGCGTCCGGCGTCTCGTCCCTCGTCTTCGACACGTTGCTGAAATCCGCCGAGGACGAGATCACCACCGCCTACGGCCTGCTGGCCGAGGGCGTTTCCTATCCCGACGACATCTCCTCCGCGACCTTCCGTCTTCGGGTCGAGGCGAAATGGGCGGACGGCCAGCCGGTGACGCCCGAGGACGTGATCTTCTCCTTCGAAAAATCGAAGGAGCACAATCCGCTGCTCGCCAATTACTACAAGCATGTCGTCTCGGCAGAGAAGACCGGCGAGCGCGACGTCACCTTCCGCTTCGACGAGAAGAACAACCGCGAGCTTCCGAGCATCCTCGGCCAGTTCCAGATCGTGCCGAAGCACTGGTGGGAGGGAACCGACGCCAAGGGCAACAAGCGCGATATCGGCCGCACGACGCTGGAGCCGGTCATGGGATCCGGCCCCTACAGGATCGCGGCCTTCCAGCCGGGTGGCTCCATCCGCTTCGAGCGGCGCGACGACTATTGGGGCAAGGACCTCAACGTGAATGTCGGCCAGAACAATTTCGACGCGATCACCTACACGTTCTTCGGCGACCGGAACGTGGAGTTCGAGGCCTTCCGCGCCGCCAATGTCGATTTCTACCGCGACAACTCGTCCAGCCACTGGGTAACGGCCTATGATTTCCCTGCTGCAAAGGACGGTCGCATCATCCGCGAGGAAATCGCCAATCCGCTGCGCGCCACCGGCATCATGCAGGCCTTCGTGCCGAACATGCGCCGGGAGAAGTTCAAGGACCAGCGGGTGCGCGAGGCGTTGAACTACGCCTACGACTTCGAGAGCCTGAACCGCAATCTCTCCTTTGGCCGGCTCAACCGCATCGACAGCTATTTCTGGGGCACCGAGCTTGCGTCTTCCGGTCTGCCGGAAGGCCGCGAGAAGGAAATCCTGGAGGAACTGAAGGACAAGGTTCCGCCCGCCGTCTTCACCACGCCCTATGTCAATCCCGTCTCCGGCGACCCGAAGAAGACGCGTGAGAACCTTCGCAAGGCCATGACGCTCTTCAAGGAGGCGGGCTATGAGCTGAAGAACCGCAAGCTGGTGAACGTGAAGACCGGCGAGCCTTTCGCCATCGAGATACTGCTGTCCAACCCCTCGCAGGAGCGCACCGTCCTGCCCTATGTGAAGAGCCTCACCGATATCGGCATCGACGCCCGCATCCGCACGGTCGACGCCTCGCAATATACCAACCGCGTCCGCAGCTTCGACTACGACATGATCTACGGCATCTGGGCGCAGACGCTCGTGCCAGGCAACGAGCAGGTCGACTACTGGGGCTCCTCCTCGGTCGACCAGCAGGGTTCGCGCAACTATGCCGGCATCGCCGATCCCGCCGTCGACGAGCTGATCCGCCGGATCATCTTCGCTCCCGACCGCGCCGAGCTGGTGGCGACCGTCAAGGCGCTGGATCGCGTTCTTCTCGCCCATCATTACGTGGTGCCGATGTTCTATTCCAAGTCGGTGCAGACCGCCTACTGGAACCACCTCGCCCATCCGCAGGAGCTGCCGTATTACGGTCTTGGCTTCCCGGAGGTCTGGTGGTCGAAGAACGCGGCCAAGTGA